From the Lathyrus oleraceus cultivar Zhongwan6 chromosome 3, CAAS_Psat_ZW6_1.0, whole genome shotgun sequence genome, the window gatataatactcctacacaactctattttaatttaaaaatacttatcaaattatttatcatctaatcgtGTTGTATTGTTGTACAGTTTATCTagaggccatatctgggtcttgTTTATCAGATtaaccatgacgatgctgcagtttaGATAGAAAAGATACCAATTGTATGGTTtactactgtggagatgcaccagagtgaccgggtaaaactgtagttcgacatgcaacaacagattccagaaccCCCGACGTGTTTGGAAGATTGGCATCAAAAAAAGAGTTTATTTCCAATGGGATCATtccgactggagagactttgcaaaagagatgtgtctTCAATGGAGGAATCGAACCATTCATTCATGGTGCAAGACCAACTCAATGATATATGGtatggtttaggtcggtaacaatGCAACAATTTATGTTTGAGCCACGGTATTTGATTTatccacgccaactagcttcgtgatcgtacgcccaacaacaagtccctgtccaacaccaatgtcaaaccatccaaacccaacaaccaacctcacaccatcaacctaccacatacaccaaacttcgcaacccattcatgtcatccacccaacaaccaaacacctAACATCGCAATCCATTCATGCCACTCAGCcaaccacaaaaccaagaatcaaaccctacccaccaacaaccatacacTTCAACCACAATCGTCTATAGTCtagatgattcatatgggtcatTTAATCatagccccccaccaatgaccactcaAACATCCCATCACCAAAACACGCAACCATTGTTTAACTTTAGTACACCCTAGGAACCATTGCTTCatttccaaaatgattcaatatCCCAATTCGGGCAATTATACCGTCCACAGTCCACCCAACCCCAtcgacctaactacgatgacatgggcaccaAACTCCATTACGGAAGCATTGTTGGCCAGAATCAAACCCtacggtaaattcatgatcactaagctatggataaacttaacgtcaataaaaccatagtcgccaccgcacttttattgtttccaaaggaaaagggaaaaatatgaacaaaactcaaagataagaagttttcaaattaaaactaataaaatgccagagattataagtaagggggttggttacacagagggaaggtgttagcacccaaagtgttctaggtactcctagggagcccttttttatgtgtgtatgtgtttttagtataaaatgatgtttgcaataaatagagtgtagggatgagaaaagaattcattaattatatttttgcattttacaagaccttcggacttgtgcctacgtaccaacataaaatgagggatcaaaacctcgtagtttgtggtatcaatttcaaagtgagtgagttgcttttaacaaaagtttaagttttAAAGAGGaacaaagggcctaaaagagtttgaatgagtgttaattctttttgtcttttgaaattttaagtcaatatggttaagttcatttacaagtttgattaagaaaaagagttcaaaaatgaaatggcaaaaggccaaagtttctagtttgcaataaagtctaagtttagaaatcacaagcaaagaaggttttgaaaaggggaagaggtttgaaatttaagaagtgggaggagatgaagagactaatcctaagcaaaaatttgaaagttaagagttgaaaagatctgaccaatgggatgcaatccaatagacaagaatgtcatatagaaacccatttttcctttaGAATTTAAATCAAGCAATATGAATAAGAAAGCAAgatgaagaacaaggcatcaaataaagatagccacatccaagctagcaacttcatagtcttcttcataatcttccccatgtatcagatgacatgctccttgaatggctcagaataaggcattagacacaggttcaaagtaacatttacatcaagaccatgtagcagatgaactcatgTGGATCTCAACACTTGCATTAGATGAGAATTCAAATCACAAGATTATTGTAAACATGATTTCAAATGTCACGACTCAATAGGAGATATTTGAAGACGAAGTGATAGAGGCATTGAAACAAGTTTTGTGCTCTAAAATCCCATTCTAAAATTAAGATATTTTCTTGGAGAGTTTTGTTGGATATTATTCCTATTAGAGAGCAACTAGCAAGGAAATGACTTATCCATTCTAATCATGATTTAGTTTGTGCTTCTTGCTTTGTCGAAATTGAATTCAATTCTCATTTGTTTTTCAATTGTTGCTTCAGTAAGAAGGTTTGGAAGAAAGTGTTTACTTGGTTAGATTTGGAGGAAATGACCACTTCTACTTGTGTTCggtattttatcatttttcaGGAGATTGTGATGGTCTCGATTTGGAGTTTATGGCTAACGAGGAATGCCTTAATGTTAAAAAATATTATTACCTCTATTCATGATGTTGTGTTTAACATTAAATTTCTTTCTTGATTTTGGTTAGTTTATAGAAGTAATTATATGACGTAATTCGATAATtacgtttgatgtgtttgtccATGGGATGTCATAAATTTATAATTTGTATTGGGTTCGAGGACCCCTTAATTGTTAATTATATTATGATTATAAAAAAACATCAGTATCAATGTCCATCATGCAGCAGACAATGTCCATATTCAATGTCTAAAATTCCAAGCCTAACATAATGTTAAGATCAACAAACTTATTTCGAATTTATAGCACAAATACTTATTAAAATAAATATTCTGCCTAAATACAATAGCTCTAATCAATTTCCCCAGCTCTACATActgattaaaatatttttgacTAGAAAGAATTCCATTTCAAGTCTCACTTTCAAGCCTTATTTGATATACCATTCATTCATCATATATAGATTGCTCGCACAGAAGCACACTCAActatttgaatttttttttttaatatccagaattttaaaaaaaattcaaaaatacaccatttttcaaaataattacaaAAATGGCCATTTTTGGCCCTAAACTACAcctaggcgccaccctagttggcgcctacccttaaggggtagggcaagtcgccactaggagtggcgcctacactctttctattttttttttttaatatgtttttttttttaattttttttaattaatgagtttatattttttataaattatataaatttatattagcacatatatataaataaaattatttacaagatatatatatattaatttatatatatatattaatttatatatatatattaatttagtttataagtaattaaatttatttataaatttttggaaaaaaaattaatttatatacgtgtaaataaatacttatacacatgtaaattaatatatatatatatatatatatatatatatatatatatatatatatatatatatatatatatatatatatatatatatatatatatatatatatatatatatatatatatatatatatatatatatatatatatatatatatatatataaagatatgatagacaatatctttaaagataaagataaagatataaagataataaacagaaaatatttttatttaaataatagacaagacaaatattacaaagatatgattaaaatgcattattaatttgggatttatcacatatgatgcggtccctggtacgatccgcacgggggaggtctaattactcgcctagacggttctcgtggtggtggtgcttccctattatcacccctagtcctaacgcgtccccttgccgtttgccgttgtggttgggtcgaagtcccttcagtgctgtaggaaagacgggtcccctctgcgccctcaaagctttgtcttggtgggacaaactgactactgctgggtgcgccctcgaattgtggtctttggtagtttagggttgaatcgggttggccaaagcacaatgtttgttgtggtgtgtagtagtcttgttggtaatcctcttgtatacccgtgtcggggctaggtggaggactggaagagctcgggacattgtcgtgatggaagtgttgggattggtggaagtggggggattgatattgtggtaggtgttgggactgttgatggtggtgggaatgttgagtttggtgttggtaatcttcatggtattggggttgagtttgtggtatgtattgttgatttggttgggggtggacatgtgttgtggtggttgttgttggtaatacggtggtggtggttgttgttggtaataaggtggtggtggttgttgttggtaaaatggtggtggtggttgttgttggtaataaggtggtggttgttgttgttgggaatattgtggtggtggttgttgttggaaatatggctgttgcatccggggatcgtccaaatagaacgggtcagacacaatcatttctggatttgtatttgctctataccaatccacatattcccttgtcggcttcatttcgttgggcgccaccggaaattgtagaacatagtgggcacggtctttccacattttacgaaactccttagcaaattccttccaatgttgggcataccactggtggctgactttttttagatgccaaggttccatagacattggggggcatgggatttcttgatgcattccgaattgcagcttgacacggtcactttggtgcatctccacagtggtgaaccgcattatggccgtttttgctgtccaaacagctgcatcttcggggttgggttgatgttccaatcccaaatatggcctccaaataaactgcaaagaaaaaagcaaatatgttatttatcgagaatgcatgatattattaaatcagttagaagctgagtgatttattggtaatacatcttgtgctcggagacgatccaagagttgacgataaaatataattttatttttggggttaagactgtaatccagtccggttgtaatgaacctaaacaaaaaaaaaaaaaatattatttacaaatatttatagaataaatatacaaaatgaaataacatcataaatttacctagttgcgtaggggaaggagtagacattaggattttctggggctagcctcggcaatctccaccacccccatgtttggagcaaaaaagtacatccagaaaatgtacagtgctcattttgtgcatttttacacaaagagctatataggaatgctaatacagcagaaccccaactatatgtgcttattctatcaatgtccccgagcaaactcaagtacataaagtttatgtTATTTCCCAtcccttcgggaaatagcaagttcccaaacaatagcataatgtaaacccgggtttttatgactttttcttgttcggaggattcctcagtcaaagttatggagtcgtggtacaattggaggctagataatttaataccctgaccccttgctttTGCAGATCCCTCACCCTTGACCAGATCTACCCCTAACATTTGAACACGTATTTGGttgggctgttgaacatttccagtcacaggcttaccatctattctaagacccaaaagcatgtacacgtcctctaatgtgacggtacattcaccagttggtaggtgaaaagtgtgtgtctcaggtctctaacgttcacacagagccaaaatgaatttgacatcaattgtggcatttacgacatgcataacatgaccgaaacccgcacgctctatgtaaggtacacaccatgggtctggataaggcatagggtgtgaacgttgacgaaatttcttgggatcctttaaaaacaaacaatataaacaatcattagattggacttttaaaaaacaaattacaaacatacgaaagaggcaatgttcaagaaaaacttacgaatgaagcaatgtttgccctagtgcctctatgttcttggcccatggtaagaagagacatgactgcaatgtagaacgaagcttggtggatgagaagtttcgccggagttctctgaataaaagtgttagtggttgatgaaaacttgcaagaatgaccctctatttatactcgttttcaagtagactgaatatgcaaaaatgtgacaagtgtaaggcatgcgtgggaacttgatgatgcaaaggtgtgacaggtggaaggcatgcgtgggaatcttgcagaataggtgcaggctaggtggtagtgttggcatgcattggtgcagactaggttgcacttgtcttgtcttggggaagacttggtggaacctgatgatgcaaaggtgtgtcacgtggaaggcatgcgtgggaatcttgcagaataggtgcaggctaggtggtagtgttggcatgcattggtgcagactaggttgcacttgtcttgtcttggggaagacttggtggaacctgatgatgcaaaggtgtgacacgtggaaggcatgcgtgggaatcttgtagaataggtgcaggctaggtggtagtgttggcatgcattggtgcagactaggttgcacttgtcttgtcttggggaagacttggtggaacctgatgatgcaaaggtgtgacacgtggaaggcatgcgtgggaatattatttaaaataaataattaggttgtttaaaataaataattaagcttaaataagattgaatattattttaaacaCATAATGGAAAAAAGAGGTAGTTTAGTATTGGAAGTGTGATATTCAGTATTGGAAGTTCAAGAAGTTTAAGTTTTTGGTGCAAGCAAAGCTAAAGCCGAGACTGTAAGGCATGCGTaggaatctctgagactaagttcaggctaggtggaggctaggtggataggttggcatgcattagtacagactaggtgggagtgttgcattcaaaggtgtgacacgtgtaaggcatgcgtgggaatcttgcagacttgGTGGTGAATACTTTTGAGGAacaggcatgcgtgggaatctctgagactaagttcagactATGTGGAGAAtacatttgatggataggcagtagacgtgtcaaaattattacatgcatgcagctccacctagcctgcaagattcttgcatgctttacacgtgtccaagttttgcatgcgttgctcttggggaaggcttggttgaagacatgcatgcaaagatgtgtcggaatcttgcagtataaatattcacacacattttcacaaaggtattcacaatatcttcacagcaatcttcacaaaaccttcacaatatcatcacaaaaccttcacaaaaccttcacaatatcttcacaaaaccatcacaatatcttcacaaaaccttcacaaaacatggcatcttcatcacaatacaaaatcaaagctcacgtcaatggtgagacttatgaatatgatatgtctggcttcctatttagaaacaccgaatgcactcgtttttgtctaaatagaggagctgacttctcttatctgaaaaggaagattgagtccaaactaagacaacccgtgtcccaaattttttatcaacaaccttttttttcagaaaataactctgtcaagttttataagtcattgattcaaaatgacatggagacaaaatacatgtttcgtaaccatgagtattctggttacgaatacatagtgttgtacattgtgttggaaaAATTTCAACCAGctcagaatattcagtcacaggttattgatcctgtgattgatgacgaacaagatgttgagcaccacgttgaagacgatgtggttgatgatgctgaagacgtggttgatgacttggtgaaccgtgattctgaagacgaagaccaagttcaaatacctatagcgcaatgctactcaccgcctgcgcacttcacaacacttaacttgggcgaggatgagccctcatcagatatgttctacaacccatatatgaggtctgatgaggacttaaagaagggtgaccaatttcggaccaaggaagagtgtctgttagcaataaagaactggcacttgaaaaactgtgttgactacgatgttatcaaatcaaatccggaaagatacgttattgtatgcaaaaatccggagtgtgggtataggttgatggcatcgtacaagaagaaacataatgcgtgggtgatagggtccatttctcaagctcacatttgcgtcaacaccaacatggcacaggatcatcgcaaacttagccatgatatgatctgccattccatattacctctagttgaggctgacccgtcactgaaggtcaaaacaattatctcccattgtgtggctgttttcaaatatacaccgtcatacagaaaggcttggttagcgaaaaccaaggcaattgaactggtatacggtaactgggaggaatcatacaaacaactaccacgctacctggctgcactacgattgtattcacctgggacggtttctataatggagaccttgccggcacaatcccctgacggaactcgtctagaagataatggaatattccatagacttttctgggcattccgtccctgcatcatcggtttcacattctgcaaaccacttgttcaagtcgatggaacttggttgtatgggaaatacaaaggatcgttactgatggcggtcgcacaagatggaaattctaatattttcccaatagcctttgcattggtagaaggagaaacggctgctgcttggagtttcttccttaagaatctccgaacgcacgtgactccacaagctggaatctgtgtgatttctgacaggcacgcttcaatagacagtgcatacaataatccagcaaatggttggcatgaccccccgtctacccatgtctactgcatcaggcatattgctcaaaattttatgcgggagttcaaggataacttcttgaagcaacatttgataaacgcgaggtatgcattaaaccaacctggattccaatactaccgccgggaaatagtgttggcaaattctgatgcagggaggtggatcgataatatcgacagagcgaagtggactagatcatacgacgatggggtgaggtggggccacatgacaacaaatcttgtggaatcaatgaacggcgtctttaagggcatacgtaacctcccggtaaccgcattggtgagtgcgatctattttcggatggcaacgttgttcgtaacaagaggcaggcgctggcatgaagtgttgcagacgagtcaagtatatagtgatgcctgcatgaagtttatgaggcaggaatctgccaaagccagcagccatcgggttacggaattcgaccgccatggccacacttttagtgtcaaggaaacaattgaccacaaccaagggctgcccagacaagagtatagggtcctaataccagaccgttggtgcgactgtggtcaatttcaggcctatcgtatgccttgttcccatgtcattgcagcatgttcacacagccacttcgatgcattatcgctagtgtctcccatctacaaagttgcaacattgctcaatgtatacgacaatccctttccggtggtagcattggaggcatattggccagagtatgacggggaaattgtttggcacaacgaatcgatgcggcggaataaaagtggtcgcccaaacagcaggcgcattagaactgaaatggacgtcgcagagaaaatgcagaggaagtgtagcatatgtcgacaactagggcataataagaacaaatgtccatatcgtggatctacTTCGACTACATAGTTGTATTACTTCATAACtctgtgtaccaatgctatttatcaataaagtttactttttattccaaatagaagatgacattgaaacaacaaacacaaacatctaacattacaacaaCAATTACTAAAGCAAAAACACATACTGGAACAAGATaaagtactaaaacaagaacaagtaccACAACAATAGCAAATACACAAACAACATCACAAACAACCCTTAAGATtacggatgttccaaaatttcatctccattgggggtttcacaggtgagaaaataacatgcccgtccctttttaagattactggttctGGATCCGGCCACCTGGATGATGTCCGCTCCCATGATGACGGTCtgggggatgccatgaactcaacttgattgagaaagtgataggaaatagtggtgaagaaaatgcaaggaaataacactttatttataggaaaagatctgggttgtacaccaatctacttaaccctaactagtgtcgcacttgattaattagtcttaaggggaattagggtttgaattaggtcataactaccaaactctaattataaccgataaataaaccctaattataattgattaattaaccttaacatgattagccctaattctcccaaaaatttataaataaatttaattacttataaattaaattaatatatatataaattaatatatatatataaattaatatatatatatatatatatatatatatatatatcttgtaaataattttatttatatatatgtgttaatataaatttatataatttataaaaaatataaaatcattaattaaaaaaaattaaaaaaaaaacatattaaaaaaaaaaattaaaatgggtgtaggcgccactcctagtggcgacttgccctaccccttaagggtaggcgccaactagggtggcgcccaCGTACAAAAATAGGGCAAAAATTTTGAGATCTAAAAGTTAAGCCCTAatttttaaaaatctataaattAACGGCTCTGTCCGAAAACACCACACCTCTCAAAATCTCATAGAACAAAAAGACACTAACACCAATATGAGTCTAACAATGAGATAAAGAAACAAGAGAAAAAACAGTCATCGGTAATATTAGGTTAAACTTTTTCTTAACTTTTGCAAGAAACGATATAAATAAACTGTAATGCAAAAAAATCAAGAGGATGATTAAAACTTGGATATAAAGCAACACATTATAATTTCTGCAATTAATGCAGAATCCATGTCTGCTTGAAAAAAATTAAACTTGAGtatatattaataaataaaaattgcATTGAACTACTTTAACGAAACTGAAATTTTATTAAAGCAAAAATAGAGAATAGTTTTCATCAATACAAACAATCACAGTACTCATGTTCTTGATATTGAAATAACAAATAACTATAACTAAAACCTTCTAAGATTAATTTTCTTCAAGAACCTTGAATCTCAACACTAACTTATTTTTATATTAGCTACTAATTATCCTTCACTTTGATCTTAGTTGTTTCATCAACGTTGCTAACATGACCGGTACTTGGCGTCACAGGTTGTTCCTTGATCTTCTCATTAGTCATACTTTCGCAAAGTTTCAGCCTTTTCTTGTCGCAACGATCGTTTTCAATAGTATTGATAGCATTCTTCCTCTTGCTGCAGTTATGCGATTTTTCTGGAATATATTCTGCTGAACTAAGTTGACATTGAAATTGATCTTCATCGTGAGGAATACCCTTTTTATCTTTTTTGTGTATTCTCATgtgtccattcaaagctttgtTGGATGAAAAATGCTTACTGCAAACATGACATGCATGTTTCTGTTTCTCAGCATTGTGATTGTGATTATTTGGTGTGTGTTTATCATCAGAAGAAGAATAATAAAATGATGGATATTGAAAAGAACAATATGGGTAACTCTTCTTCCTCATGATGTTCTGTGTTGTGAAAGGAAGATCAATAGGTTTAAGAATAAAGAAGTGAAAGGGTTCAAGAATAAGAAAGGAAATTATGTATTTTGTTTGTTGTTTTTTAGCCTAATATATCACAATTTATTTGATTTGGTCAAATTATTCTAGATTGGGTTTGTTGGTTTTTGCAGCACAAAATATTTGATTAGATTTAGTTCAAGAAAAACGATtttacaaaatatatatataatatttaaatttatatatttttactTTTAAAAACTAAATTCCATTTAAATTTGAATCGATTTAATTAACTTATAAATATGAAAATTTCAGTAAAAAAAATCATGTagtaattttatttatttatttaatattttaaaataaaattttaaatatttttaagTATGAAAAAAAAACATTATAGTTTCAAATGGTTTGATCAGATTAAAAGTTATATATTTTTCAAACGGCTTGGTCTGATTGTTAACTCAAATCCCCCAACTAAATCGTAAATATATTTGCTAGAGTATAACCAATTAAATCTTTAGATAATTAAGACATATAATCAATTAAATTTTTAGATAATTAAGACATATAGTCAAATAAATCTTTAGATAATTATGATATTATATGTCATAACTAAACCACAAACACATATAAGCattaataaatttaatttttgaaattcattttTAAGCattaataaatttaatttttgaaattcgTTTGTAAGCattaataaatttaaattttgaaattCATATGTAATCATTA encodes:
- the LOC127131701 gene encoding uncharacterized protein LOC127131701 — translated: MRKKSYPYCSFQYPSFYYSSSDDKHTPNNHNHNAEKQKHACHVCSKHFSSNKALNGHMRIHKKDKKGIPHDEDQFQCQLSSAEYIPEKSHNCSKRKNAINTIENDRCDKKRLKLCESMTNEKIKEQPVTPSTGHVSNVDETTKIKVKDN